GCGACATTGTGATTGCCATCTCGCAGAGCGGTGAAACGGCCGATACGCTGGCCGCCATCGAGCTGGCCAAGAGCAAAGGTGCCACCATCTTCGGTGTGTGCAACGTGGTGGGCAGCAGCATTGCCCGCGCCACCGACGCCGGCGCCTACACCCACGCCGGCCCCGAAATCGGGGTGGCTTCTACCAAAGCCTTCACGGCGCAGGTGACGGTGCTCACGCTGCTGGCCATGATTATGGGCCAAAAGCGCGGCACCATCACCGACACCAAGCTGCGCGAGCTGATGGTGGAGCTGGACACCATTCCGACCAAAGTAACCAAGGCGTTGGAACTGGACGCCCAAATCCGCGAGATTGCCGAGGAGTTCAAGGACGCCACCAACTTCCTGTACCTGGGCCGCGGCTACAACTTCCCCGTAGCCCTGGAAGGCGCGCTTAAACTCAAAGAAATCAGCTACATCCACGCTGAGGGCTACCCGGCGGCCGAGATGAAGCACGGCCCCATTGCCCTGATTGACGAGAACATGCCGATGGTGGTGATTGCCACCCGCGACAGCTCGTACGAGAAGGTGGTGAGCAACATTCAGGAAGTGAAGGCCCGCAAAGGCCGCATCATTGCGGTGGTGAGCGAGGGCGACAAGGTGATTCCGGCCATGGCCGAATTCGTGATTGAAGTGCCTCACACCAGCGAAGTGCTGATGCCGCTGGTGTCGGTGGTGCCGCTGCAGTTGCTGAGCTACCACATTGCCGTGCTGCGCGGCTGCAACGTGGACCAGCCCCGCAACCTCGCCAAGTCGGTGACGGTGGAGTAAGGTGAGTTGGTGAAACAGTGAATTGGTGAGTTTTTTTGACTTACCGATGGGAAGCCGCTTCTGGAAACAGGGGCGGCTTTTCGCGTTATTTGCGTTACCTAAACTCACCTATTCACTGTTTCACCAACTCACCGCATGGCTCACCAGATTATTCTTACCGACCAGGCCCCGGCTCCCATCGGCCCCTACTCGCAAGCCGTGAAAGCGGGCAACACCGTATACGTTTCGGGTCAGATTCCGCTGGATGCCGGCGGTCAGCTCGTGCCCGGCGATATTGCGGCGCAGACGCACCAGGTGCTGAAGAACCTGACGGCCATTCTGGCCGCCGCCGGCCTCACGCTGGCCGATGTGGTGAAGTGCAGCATCTTCGTGAAGGACCTTGGCGATTTCGCCACCATCAATCAGGTGTACGGCTCCTATTTTGACGAGGCAACGGCGCCGGCCCGCGAGACGGTGGAGGTAGCCCGATTGCCGCGCGATGTGCAAGTGGAAATTTCCTGTATTGCCGTGGGTGCATAATATCCTGACGGAGCGGGCGTTGGCAATGCTTTATTTCCAACCATAAACCCCGCCTCGCATGAAAGAACTTGGACTCGGCTTGCTCATTATCGGGCTCATTTCGCTGGTGCTGCCGCTCATCAACCCCAACATTCACTACGTTTTTCTGACGTGGATTGACCGGTGGGGCCCGGCTGTGGCCTGGGTCATCCGGGGCGGCATCACGCTGCTGGGGCTGGTGCTCTGGCTGGGCTTCAAGAATAGGGACTAAAAAACCAGTTAGCAGTTGTCAGTGAACAGTTAGCAATGAGTAGTTGGCCTTGAATAGTTCATTGCTAACTATTCACTGACAACTGCTAACTGCCCTTGGCCTTACCTTTGCAGCGCGTTCCGAACTCCGGGGCGCGCTTTTCATTTGTTATGGCTGAAAGAGAAGTTCGGGTGCGCTTTGCGCCCTCGCCCACCGGGCCGCTGCACATCGGCGGCGTGCGCACCGCACTGTATAACTACCTGCTGGCCCGCAAGCTGGGCGGCAAGATGCTCCTGCGCATCGAAGACACCGACCAGAACCGCTTCGTGCCCGGCGCCGAGGAGTACATCCTCGAGGCCCTGGCTTGGTGCGGCATCGTGATTGACGAAGGCCAGGGCGTAGGCGGTCCCCACGGCCCCTACAAGCAGAGCGAGCGCAAGCCCATGTACAAGCAGTACGCCGACCAGCTCATCGCCGACGGCCACGCGTACTACGCCTTCGACACGCCCGAGGAGTTGGACGCCATGCGCGCCCGCCTGCAAGCCGCCAAGGTGCCCAACCCGCAGTACAACAGCATTACCCGCGCTCAGATGCGCAACTCCCTCACCCTGCCCGAGGACGAGGTGAAGCAACTGCTGGAGAGCGGCGCGCCCTACGTCATTCGCCTAAAAGTGCCCCGCAAGGAGGAAGTGCGCTTTCAGGATTTGATTCGCGGCTGGGTGGTGGTGCACTCGTCGGCCATCGACGACAAGGTGCTGATGAAGTCGGACGGCATGCCGACCTACCACCTGGCCAACATCGTGGACGACCACCTGATGGAGATTTCGCACGTCATTCGGGGCGAAGAGTGGCTGCCCTCGGCGCCGCTGCACGTGCTGCTCTACCGCTACCTGGGCTGGGAAAAGACCATGCCGCAGTTTGCCCACCTGCCCCTGCTGCTGAAGCCCGACGGCACCGGCAAGCTCAGCAAGCGCGACGGCGACCGCCTGGGCTTCCCGGTGTTCCCACTGGAATGGCACGGCATCGACGGCGAAACCGGTGAGCCCACCGTGAGCCGCGGCTACCGCGAGGACGGCTACCTGCCCGAAGCCCTGGTAAATTTCCTGGCTTTCCTGGGCTGGAACCCGGGCACGCAGCAGGAAATCTTCTCGATGGACGAGCTGATTCAGGCCTTTTCCATTGAGCGCGTGAGCAAGTCGCCGGCCAAGTTCGACCAGAACAAGGTGAAGTGGTACAACGAGCACTACCTGCGCGCCAAGTCCGACGCCGAGCTGGCGCCCTACCTGCTCACGGCCCTGCAGGAGCACGGCATCGAGTGCTCGCAGGAGAAAGCCGAGCAGATTGTGGGCGTGATGAAGGAGCGCGTGAGCTTCCCGAACGACTTCTGGCAGGAAGCCAAGTACTTCTTCGCGGCTCCGACGGAATACGACGAAGCGGTTATCAGCAAGAAATGGAACGCGCAGGTGAGCGCCGCCCTGGCGGCCTACGCCGACGCCCTGCCCGCCAACTCGGAGCCCAGCGCCAACGCCGAGGTTCTGAAAAGTATCTTCAACCAAACGGTGGAAGCCCAGGGCATGAAGCCCGGCCAGGTGCTGCAAGCCCTGCGCGTGGCCGTGACCGGTGCCGCCGCCGGCCCCGACCTGTTCGAAACGTTGGCCATTCTGGGCAGCGGCGAAGTGGGCACGCGCCTGCGGGCCACCGTGGAGCGCCTGGCATCGCGTGTGTAGCCGCATTTTTCCGGAATAGTAGAAAGGCTGGCCCTTGGGCTGGCCTTTTTTTATGCGCGGCCGGTTCACCCGCGGGCCCGAATTCGCGTAGAGTGGTGCACATCTGCCCAACTTTTCCGTCATGGCCAAAAAACCCGTCAAACCGAAGAAAGCCGCCGACCCCGACAAAAAAGCCCGCGTCCACAAGGAGCTCGAAGGCTTTGAGATTGGGGTGAACCCGCTCGGGGAAATCACCTCCAACTACAGCATCGAGCAAATCAACCAGTTTCTGGGCCGGCACGTGCGCGACAAAAAGCTGGTGGACCGCGCCGGCCAGTTCGGCGAAAAGCCGGGCCCCGACGAAACCGAAGATGAAGCCTTCCCCATTGCCGACGCCGAGCACGCGCCCGAACCCGAGGAGACGGACGAGGATTTCATGCGCCGCACCAGCCGCGAGGCCAAGCGCAAAAAAGCCGCAGAGGACCCCGACCGCGCTGCTGCCGAAACCCGCGGCGAGCTGCCGCTCGACGAGTAAACCGCCGCGCTACAAGGTATTGGTATTGCCCGTGCGGAGGCCTTTCTCAAAGGTTTCGACGCGAATGAGCTGGCCGTCCTGGTACGACTCTGTGCGGGTGGTTTTGTTGCCTTCGTAGGTTTCTACCTGCGTGAGCTTGCCGTCTTCGTATTTCTCGGCGCGCGT
This DNA window, taken from Hymenobacter sp. 5317J-9, encodes the following:
- the gltX gene encoding glutamate--tRNA ligase — encoded protein: MAEREVRVRFAPSPTGPLHIGGVRTALYNYLLARKLGGKMLLRIEDTDQNRFVPGAEEYILEALAWCGIVIDEGQGVGGPHGPYKQSERKPMYKQYADQLIADGHAYYAFDTPEELDAMRARLQAAKVPNPQYNSITRAQMRNSLTLPEDEVKQLLESGAPYVIRLKVPRKEEVRFQDLIRGWVVVHSSAIDDKVLMKSDGMPTYHLANIVDDHLMEISHVIRGEEWLPSAPLHVLLYRYLGWEKTMPQFAHLPLLLKPDGTGKLSKRDGDRLGFPVFPLEWHGIDGETGEPTVSRGYREDGYLPEALVNFLAFLGWNPGTQQEIFSMDELIQAFSIERVSKSPAKFDQNKVKWYNEHYLRAKSDAELAPYLLTALQEHGIECSQEKAEQIVGVMKERVSFPNDFWQEAKYFFAAPTEYDEAVISKKWNAQVSAALAAYADALPANSEPSANAEVLKSIFNQTVEAQGMKPGQVLQALRVAVTGAAAGPDLFETLAILGSGEVGTRLRATVERLASRV
- a CDS encoding RidA family protein, whose protein sequence is MAHQIILTDQAPAPIGPYSQAVKAGNTVYVSGQIPLDAGGQLVPGDIAAQTHQVLKNLTAILAAAGLTLADVVKCSIFVKDLGDFATINQVYGSYFDEATAPARETVEVARLPRDVQVEISCIAVGA